A genomic region of Alnus glutinosa chromosome 11, dhAlnGlut1.1, whole genome shotgun sequence contains the following coding sequences:
- the LOC133882711 gene encoding basic form of pathogenesis-related protein 1-like, translated as MGLTKILLALYLTGLTLTHVIVSVAGDERQDFLDGHNKARAEVGHGVKPLVWNHTLAAYAQAYANKRIPDCKLEKSDPNGPYGECLAEGHGEFKATDVVNGWVSEKKYYEHQDNKCVGGECGYYTQVIWRDTKYLGCGKSKCHNGRVFVTCNYYPSGNYYGERPY; from the coding sequence ATGGGGTTGACCAAGATTTTGCTAGCCCTATACTTGACAGGTTTAACCTTAACCCATGTCATTGTCTCCGTAGCCGGAGACGAACGGCAAGACTTCTTGGATGGACACAATAAAGCTCGTGCTGAGGTCGGCCATGGCGTTAAGCCACTTGTCTGGAACCACACCCTTGCAGCCTACGCTCAAGCTTATGCTAATAAGAGGATCCCAGACTGCAAGCTGGAGAAATCAGATCCGAATGGGCCCTATGGAGAATGCCTTGCTGAAGGTCATGGTGAGTTCAAGGCTACGGATGTAGTGAATGGGTGGGTGAGTGAGAAGAAATACTATGAGCATCAAGACAACAAATGTGTTGGTGGTGAGTGCGGGTACTACACCCAGGTGATTTGGCGCGATACAAAGTATCTTGGGTGTGGCAAGTCCAAGTGCCACAATGGCCGGGTATTTGTCACTTGCAACTATTATCCTTCAGGAAATTATTATGGCGAGCGTCCATATTAA